The following proteins come from a genomic window of Streptomyces liliiviolaceus:
- a CDS encoding ABC transporter permease: MRGGLPLGRFALGAVLVGVPLVLALCGPLLAGGPGPRAASFTLGDGHWLGTDFVGRDVWRQVLLGGRPVVVVALTATALAYLVALPLGLIGALTHRTWLEETLMRPLDVLLAVPSLLMILLVASVFPPGATGLALLVALVNIPDAARIVRAAAADVASRPAVEALRMQGESWWRIAVGHVGRSILRPLAADAGVRLTGVLYLVATAAFLGIGVAPDAADWAVMVDRNRTGLFVQPWAVVVPALLIVALTMGCNLLCDAALGDSASKGSALRKGPRS; this comes from the coding sequence GTGCGCGGTGGACTGCCGCTCGGGCGTTTCGCGCTCGGGGCCGTCCTGGTGGGTGTGCCGCTCGTGCTCGCCCTGTGCGGGCCGCTGCTCGCGGGCGGGCCCGGACCGCGGGCCGCCTCGTTCACGCTCGGGGACGGGCACTGGCTGGGCACGGACTTCGTGGGGCGTGACGTGTGGCGGCAGGTGCTGCTCGGCGGCCGGCCCGTGGTGGTCGTCGCGCTCACGGCGACGGCGCTGGCGTATCTCGTGGCGCTGCCGCTCGGGCTGATCGGTGCGCTGACGCACAGAACCTGGCTGGAGGAGACACTGATGCGGCCGTTGGACGTGCTGCTCGCCGTACCGTCCCTGCTGATGATCCTGCTGGTGGCCTCCGTGTTCCCGCCCGGCGCCACCGGGCTCGCGCTGCTGGTGGCGCTCGTGAACATCCCGGACGCCGCGCGGATCGTCCGGGCCGCAGCCGCCGACGTGGCCTCCCGGCCGGCGGTGGAGGCGCTGCGGATGCAGGGCGAGTCGTGGTGGCGTATCGCCGTGGGCCATGTCGGCCGGTCGATCCTGCGCCCGCTCGCCGCCGACGCGGGGGTACGGCTGACGGGTGTCCTGTATCTGGTGGCCACGGCCGCGTTCCTGGGCATCGGGGTGGCACCGGACGCGGCCGACTGGGCGGTGATGGTGGACCGCAACCGTACGGGGCTTTTCGTACAGCCCTGGGCCGTGGTCGTCCCGGCGCTGCTGATCGTGGCCCTGACCATGGGCTGCAACCTGCTGTGCGACGCGGCGCTCGGGGACTCGGCGTCAAAGGGCTCGGCACTCAGGAAGGGACCGCGTTCATGA
- a CDS encoding ABC transporter substrate-binding protein: MQDHPGLRRRGFLTAASGIGALALVGCGGSNDSGDSSGGGDGKPRRGGRLRAAFAGGGASETLDPHLANLFADVARAKALFDKLADYGDDLSAQPRLASGWEPNAGLDRWKVTLRKADFHDGKPVTAEDVLFSYRRIADPEKTFRAKASLEPIDLRASRAVDERTVEFVLKRPTAEFPNVLAAFGAYIVPDGSSAADFDRKPVGSGPFRFVSFAPGRSAVFRRNDDHWDGAPYLDEVEFVVANEESARVNALLGGQVEYAHELNPTTARAHEGRGRIEIVRLRNSAMQAFAMKTDRAPFDDKRVREAFFLIADRQELIDGALSGAGVVGNDLFGKGYEYYADGLPQREQDLDRARSLLKQAGAEKLKVTLDTSAVAAGFTEAAGIFRDQAAQAGVTVEVRMGSKDSYWADILDSGTLCCYRSGAMPIEAHISQRLLTDSTTNATKWHHKDFDALYQQAQATKDAEDRAAVFGRMQRRLYAEGGFLVWGFADWIIGTARTVRGVDRKAPANTLDWARFDKVWLA, translated from the coding sequence ATGCAGGACCACCCCGGCCTCCGCCGCAGAGGCTTTCTCACGGCGGCCTCCGGTATCGGCGCCCTGGCCCTCGTCGGCTGCGGCGGCTCGAACGACTCCGGCGACAGCAGCGGCGGAGGCGACGGCAAACCCCGGCGCGGCGGACGGCTGCGGGCCGCCTTCGCGGGCGGCGGGGCGAGCGAGACACTCGATCCGCACCTGGCCAACCTGTTCGCCGACGTGGCCCGCGCCAAGGCGCTCTTCGACAAGCTGGCCGACTACGGGGACGACCTCTCCGCCCAGCCGCGCCTGGCCTCCGGCTGGGAGCCGAACGCGGGACTCGACCGCTGGAAGGTCACCCTGCGCAAGGCCGACTTCCACGACGGGAAGCCCGTCACCGCCGAGGACGTCCTCTTCAGCTACCGCCGGATCGCCGACCCCGAGAAGACGTTCCGGGCCAAGGCGTCCCTCGAACCCATCGACCTCAGGGCGAGCCGGGCCGTGGACGAGCGGACCGTGGAGTTCGTGCTCAAGCGGCCGACCGCCGAATTCCCCAATGTGCTCGCCGCGTTCGGCGCGTACATCGTCCCCGACGGATCCTCCGCGGCCGACTTCGACAGGAAGCCGGTCGGCTCGGGGCCGTTCCGCTTCGTGTCGTTCGCGCCGGGCCGTTCGGCGGTCTTCCGGCGCAACGACGACCACTGGGACGGCGCCCCGTACCTCGACGAGGTGGAGTTCGTCGTCGCCAACGAGGAGTCCGCGCGGGTCAACGCCCTGCTCGGCGGGCAGGTCGAGTACGCCCATGAGCTGAACCCGACGACCGCCCGCGCCCACGAGGGCAGGGGCCGGATCGAGATCGTCCGGCTGCGCAACAGCGCCATGCAGGCCTTCGCCATGAAGACCGACCGGGCGCCCTTCGACGACAAGCGGGTCCGGGAGGCGTTCTTCCTCATCGCCGACCGCCAGGAACTCATCGACGGGGCGCTGTCCGGGGCGGGCGTCGTCGGCAACGACCTCTTCGGGAAGGGGTACGAGTACTACGCCGACGGGCTGCCCCAGCGCGAGCAGGATCTCGACCGGGCCCGCTCCCTCCTCAAGCAGGCGGGCGCCGAGAAGCTGAAGGTCACCCTGGACACCTCGGCGGTCGCGGCCGGGTTCACCGAGGCGGCCGGCATCTTCCGGGACCAGGCCGCGCAGGCCGGTGTCACCGTCGAGGTCAGGATGGGCAGCAAGGACTCGTACTGGGCCGACATCCTCGATTCCGGGACCCTGTGCTGCTACCGCTCGGGAGCCATGCCCATCGAGGCGCACATCTCGCAGCGCCTCCTCACCGACTCCACCACCAACGCCACCAAGTGGCACCACAAGGACTTCGACGCGCTCTACCAGCAGGCGCAGGCCACGAAGGACGCCGAGGATCGCGCCGCCGTGTTCGGCCGGATGCAGCGCAGACTGTACGCCGAGGGCGGCTTCCTGGTGTGGGGGTTCGCCGACTGGATCATCGGAACCGCCCGTACGGTCAGGGGTGTTGACCGCAAGGCGCCCGCCAACACGCTCGACTGGGCGCGGTTCGACAAGGTCTGGCTGGCGTGA
- a CDS encoding MFS transporter: MKTLYEIRGFSPAIRLLLVNQFGVNTGFYLLIPYLATHLGEDLGMSAAVVGIVLGVRNLSQQGLFLIGGSAADRLGARGVIIAGCGVRTAGFALFALGDGLVVLLAASVLSGLAGALFNPAVRTYLAQEAGERKAEAFALFNVFATTGALVGPLLGSVLLLVDFRASALSAAGIFAVLTVAQALVLPARAVPPSAGGVLADWREVVGNRAFLAFSLAMVGMFTLENQLYLLLPDGARRATGWDGAAGLVFLVGTLANLALQMRLTRALKPYGRRAIGAGLALMGLAFLPPMLVSGAGSPEWWHAVPVLVGVLLLYVGVMVAQPFVMELIPGFGRPELTGTYFGIFYMVSGIAAAVGNTAVGWAMDAGDRQDAAWLPWACCLVFGLASAAGFTWLRRLGALPVRPAPAVEATV; this comes from the coding sequence GTGAAGACGCTGTACGAGATACGCGGCTTCTCGCCCGCGATCCGGCTCCTCCTCGTCAACCAGTTCGGTGTCAACACCGGCTTCTACCTGCTCATCCCCTATCTGGCCACGCATCTGGGCGAGGACCTGGGCATGTCGGCGGCCGTCGTCGGGATCGTCCTCGGGGTGCGCAACCTCAGCCAGCAGGGGCTGTTCCTCATCGGTGGTTCGGCGGCGGACCGGCTCGGGGCACGCGGGGTGATCATCGCCGGCTGCGGAGTGCGCACGGCGGGCTTCGCGCTGTTCGCGCTCGGCGACGGGCTCGTGGTGCTGCTGGCCGCGTCCGTGCTGAGCGGGCTCGCCGGGGCGCTGTTCAACCCGGCCGTGCGGACCTATCTCGCGCAGGAGGCGGGCGAGCGCAAGGCCGAGGCGTTCGCGCTGTTCAACGTGTTCGCGACCACCGGGGCGCTGGTCGGACCGCTGCTCGGCAGTGTGCTGCTGCTCGTCGACTTCCGGGCGTCCGCGCTCAGCGCTGCCGGGATCTTCGCGGTGCTCACCGTGGCACAGGCCCTGGTGCTGCCCGCGCGGGCGGTACCGCCGAGTGCGGGCGGTGTGCTCGCGGACTGGCGCGAGGTGGTCGGCAACCGCGCCTTCCTCGCCTTCTCGCTGGCCATGGTCGGCATGTTCACCCTGGAGAACCAGCTGTATCTGCTGCTGCCCGACGGGGCCCGCCGGGCCACGGGCTGGGACGGCGCGGCCGGACTGGTCTTCCTCGTGGGCACGCTCGCCAATCTCGCCCTGCAGATGCGGCTCACCCGGGCGCTGAAGCCGTACGGCAGACGGGCGATCGGCGCCGGACTCGCCCTGATGGGACTGGCCTTCCTGCCGCCGATGCTGGTGTCGGGCGCCGGCTCCCCCGAGTGGTGGCACGCCGTTCCGGTCCTCGTGGGCGTCCTGCTCCTCTATGTGGGTGTCATGGTCGCGCAGCCCTTCGTGATGGAGCTGATCCCCGGTTTCGGACGGCCGGAGCTGACCGGCACCTACTTCGGCATCTTCTACATGGTGTCGGGGATCGCCGCGGCCGTCGGCAACACGGCCGTGGGCTGGGCCATGGACGCCGGGGACCGGCAGGACGCGGCCTGGCTGCCCTGGGCCTGCTGCCTGGTGTTCGGGCTGGCGTCGGCGGCCGGCTTCACCTGGCTGCGCCGTCTCGGCGCCCTGCCCGTACGTCCCGCCCCTGCCGTGGAGGCGACGGTATGA
- a CDS encoding dipeptide epimerase — protein sequence MKATLRTVRLTLAEPLRISRSVTTARDAVWLTIEHDGLHGHGEAVTSVYYGLDTATLQKELYASGRGLGRFPDPESALRAWSARDGRPEDRPPAVTAAVEAALLDLCGKRSGAPVHRLLGAESAPSASTARTIGIVPAPRAAAQARAFVAAGFALVKVKAGTPDPEDDLARVRAVRSAAPDARLLLDPNGAWTAEQTRHLLPRYAELGVEAVEQPVAPGDPEALARLAERSPLPLIADEDAVGFEDVRRLAGRVHGVNVKLAKCGGPRAALRMAELIAGSGTELMLGCLTASTLGLAPAVHLADRARWADLDGHLLLADDPWTGIGGADGVVRASELPGLGVREKDGHGKDGRRPRTGEAAGP from the coding sequence GTGAAGGCCACCCTGCGCACCGTACGGCTCACGCTCGCCGAGCCGCTGCGCATATCCCGTTCCGTGACGACCGCCCGCGACGCCGTCTGGCTCACGATCGAGCACGACGGCCTGCACGGCCACGGCGAGGCCGTCACCAGCGTCTACTACGGCCTCGACACCGCCACACTGCAAAAGGAGTTGTACGCGTCCGGCCGCGGCCTGGGCCGTTTCCCCGACCCGGAGAGCGCGTTGCGCGCCTGGTCGGCGCGGGACGGGCGGCCGGAGGACCGGCCGCCCGCGGTCACCGCCGCCGTGGAGGCCGCGCTGCTCGACCTGTGCGGCAAGCGGTCCGGCGCCCCCGTCCACCGACTGCTCGGAGCCGAAAGCGCTCCGAGTGCCTCCACCGCCCGTACCATCGGTATCGTCCCGGCCCCGCGCGCCGCCGCGCAGGCGCGCGCATTCGTGGCCGCCGGTTTCGCCCTCGTCAAGGTGAAGGCCGGCACACCGGACCCCGAGGACGACCTCGCCCGCGTCCGCGCCGTACGTTCCGCCGCGCCCGACGCCCGGCTCCTGCTCGACCCCAACGGCGCCTGGACCGCCGAGCAGACCCGCCATCTGCTGCCCCGGTACGCCGAGTTGGGTGTCGAGGCCGTCGAGCAGCCCGTCGCCCCCGGTGATCCGGAGGCGCTGGCACGGCTCGCCGAGCGTTCACCACTGCCGCTGATCGCCGACGAGGACGCCGTCGGGTTCGAAGACGTACGCCGTCTGGCGGGCCGGGTGCACGGGGTGAACGTCAAGCTCGCCAAGTGCGGCGGCCCCCGGGCCGCGCTGCGGATGGCCGAGCTGATCGCCGGCAGTGGCACCGAGCTGATGCTCGGCTGCCTCACCGCCAGCACGCTCGGCCTGGCGCCCGCCGTGCACCTCGCCGACCGCGCCCGCTGGGCCGACCTCGACGGGCATCTGCTGCTCGCCGACGACCCGTGGACCGGGATCGGCGGCGCCGACGGCGTCGTACGGGCGAGTGAGCTGCCCGGACTCGGCGTACGGGAGAAGGACGGGCACGGGAAGGACGGGCGGAGGCCGCGTACCGGAGAGGCGGCAGGTCCGTGA
- a CDS encoding PLP-dependent cysteine synthase family protein, producing the protein MTTAALRPLAANPDLLSLVGRTPLARVTTDLPCPQPGFWAKLEGLAAGGMKARAAVSMLLGARERGELRPGAPVVESTSGTLGIGLAFAGQALGHPIVLVGDTELEPSMRQLLRSYGARLELVDRPAGVGGWQAARLARLRELLGTLPDAYWPDQYNNPDNIAGYASLAAELATQLDHLDVLVCSVGTGGHSAGIAGPLRRHWPGLRLIGVDATGSTIFGQPARPRLMRGLGSSIHPRNVAYEAFDEVHWVGPAEAADACRRLARGSFVSGGWSTGAVALVSAWAARVHPGAVVATVFPDGPHRYLGSVYDDDFAAAHGLDPAAAATRPVEIPHARAVEATGWVRCTTVTDPLLTPLEGSP; encoded by the coding sequence GTGACCACGGCCGCACTGCGTCCCCTCGCCGCCAACCCCGATCTGCTCTCCCTGGTCGGCCGCACACCGCTGGCCCGGGTGACCACCGATCTGCCCTGCCCGCAGCCGGGTTTCTGGGCCAAGCTGGAAGGTCTCGCCGCCGGCGGCATGAAGGCCCGCGCGGCGGTGTCCATGCTGCTCGGCGCCCGTGAACGGGGTGAACTGCGCCCCGGCGCACCGGTGGTGGAGTCCACCTCCGGGACGCTCGGCATCGGACTCGCCTTCGCCGGGCAGGCCCTGGGGCACCCCATCGTGCTCGTCGGCGACACCGAACTCGAACCGTCCATGCGGCAGTTGCTGCGCTCCTACGGTGCCCGTCTCGAACTCGTCGACCGGCCCGCAGGTGTGGGCGGCTGGCAGGCGGCCCGGCTGGCCCGGCTGCGCGAGCTCCTCGGGACGCTGCCGGACGCGTACTGGCCCGATCAGTACAACAACCCCGACAACATCGCCGGTTACGCCTCGCTCGCCGCCGAACTCGCCACCCAGCTCGACCATTTGGACGTGCTGGTGTGCAGCGTCGGCACGGGCGGTCACAGCGCGGGCATCGCGGGGCCGTTGCGCAGGCACTGGCCCGGGCTGCGGCTGATCGGTGTGGACGCCACCGGCTCCACCATCTTCGGCCAGCCCGCCAGGCCACGGCTGATGCGCGGCCTGGGCAGCAGCATCCATCCGCGCAACGTGGCCTACGAGGCCTTCGACGAGGTGCACTGGGTGGGCCCGGCCGAGGCCGCGGACGCCTGCCGGCGGCTCGCCCGGGGCAGTTTCGTCAGCGGCGGCTGGAGCACGGGCGCGGTCGCGCTGGTCTCCGCGTGGGCGGCCCGGGTCCATCCCGGTGCCGTGGTCGCCACCGTCTTCCCCGACGGCCCCCACCGCTATCTCGGTTCGGTCTACGACGACGACTTCGCGGCGGCCCACGGCCTCGACCCGGCCGCTGCCGCCACCCGCCCCGTCGAGATCCCGCACGCGCGTGCCGTCGAGGCCACCGGCTGGGTCCGCTGCACCACGGTGACCGACCCTCTGCTCACCCCCCTGGAAGGGAGCCCGTGA
- a CDS encoding Rossmann-like domain-containing protein — translation MRTPARAQGRTRAPVSYDDLVRRVLAGELGPEPRGLRVAVAFTTSQAVRHDGRRGGYRNEVLSLRLGRAVGSCAVEPGALPDGAVEDCAGADIARLLEHPLPSVRVAALDAYLMHVRPHEPEHGALPCLLPAGSSLEKSRARARAVVELLDVRPGQTVLVVGVVNSLLEELRSRGVSYIPCDLKGGTTEWGERVATDMHAELGRCDAVLASGMTLGNGSFESLRTHALSSGQQLVMFAQTGSAVLPWFLGAGVSAVCAEPYPFFWLDGGPGVIHRYRGAEAAL, via the coding sequence ATGAGGACACCGGCACGGGCACAGGGCCGGACGCGGGCACCGGTCTCGTACGACGATCTCGTGCGGCGGGTTCTCGCCGGTGAGCTGGGTCCGGAGCCCCGAGGGCTGCGTGTCGCGGTGGCGTTCACCACGAGTCAGGCCGTACGGCACGACGGGCGCCGCGGCGGCTATCGCAACGAGGTGCTCAGTCTGCGCCTCGGCCGGGCGGTCGGCTCGTGCGCGGTCGAGCCCGGGGCACTGCCGGACGGTGCGGTGGAGGACTGCGCCGGAGCCGACATCGCACGGCTGCTGGAGCATCCGCTCCCGTCGGTCCGCGTGGCGGCGCTGGACGCCTATCTGATGCATGTGCGCCCGCACGAACCGGAGCACGGGGCACTCCCCTGCCTCCTGCCCGCCGGAAGTTCCCTGGAGAAGTCCCGGGCCCGGGCGCGGGCCGTCGTCGAACTGCTGGACGTCCGGCCGGGGCAGACCGTGCTCGTCGTCGGTGTCGTCAACTCCCTTCTGGAGGAGCTGCGTTCGCGTGGCGTCTCGTACATACCGTGTGATCTCAAGGGCGGTACGACGGAGTGGGGCGAGCGTGTCGCGACCGACATGCACGCCGAACTCGGTCGCTGTGACGCCGTGCTGGCCTCCGGCATGACCCTCGGCAACGGGTCCTTCGAGTCGCTGCGGACGCATGCCCTGAGCAGCGGACAGCAGTTGGTGATGTTCGCGCAGACCGGCAGTGCCGTGCTGCCCTGGTTCCTCGGTGCCGGGGTGAGCGCCGTGTGTGCGGAGCCGTACCCCTTCTTCTGGCTGGACGGCGGTCCCGGTGTCATCCACCGCTACCGCGGTGCGGAGGCCGCGCTGTGA
- a CDS encoding ABC transporter permease, protein MSGLGSWAARRLLLGGVQTVAVVLLVFALTEALPGDAAVALAGDQPDPARIAAIREAMDLDRPAYERFADWAAGLLHADFGTSLASGRPVTSYLSGAFGPTLLLAALTVVLLVPVGVGLGVLAARFEGRFVDRLVSAVTLGVYAVPEFAFGVLLVTVFALRLDWLPPTAVGYGTDLLAHPAALVLPVLVLLSRPVCSLSRLVRAGMIDALASPYVAHARRYGIPGARVRYAHALPNAVAPAAQQLARTVDWLLCGVIVVEALFVIPGLGTVLMNAVSERDVPVVQGLAVVFGVITVVLNLGADLVTHRFAPRAEVAA, encoded by the coding sequence GTGAGCGGACTCGGTTCCTGGGCCGCCCGGCGGCTGCTGCTCGGCGGCGTGCAGACCGTGGCCGTGGTGCTGCTGGTCTTCGCGCTCACCGAGGCGCTGCCGGGCGACGCGGCGGTGGCCCTCGCCGGGGACCAGCCCGACCCGGCGCGCATCGCCGCCATCCGCGAGGCGATGGACCTGGACCGGCCGGCGTACGAACGGTTCGCCGACTGGGCGGCCGGGCTCCTGCACGCCGACTTCGGCACCTCCCTGGCCTCCGGGCGGCCCGTCACCTCGTACCTCTCCGGTGCCTTCGGGCCGACGCTGCTGCTCGCCGCGCTCACCGTGGTGCTGCTGGTGCCGGTCGGGGTGGGGCTCGGGGTGCTGGCCGCACGGTTCGAGGGGCGGTTCGTGGACCGGCTGGTCAGTGCGGTGACCCTCGGGGTGTACGCGGTACCGGAGTTCGCGTTCGGGGTGCTCCTCGTGACGGTGTTCGCGCTGCGGCTCGACTGGCTGCCGCCGACGGCGGTCGGCTACGGCACGGATCTGCTCGCGCATCCGGCCGCGCTGGTCCTGCCGGTGCTCGTCCTCCTCTCCCGCCCGGTGTGCTCACTGTCCCGGCTGGTGCGCGCCGGAATGATCGACGCGCTCGCCTCGCCGTACGTCGCCCATGCCCGGCGGTACGGGATTCCGGGCGCCCGGGTCCGGTACGCGCACGCCCTGCCGAACGCGGTCGCACCGGCCGCTCAGCAACTCGCCCGTACCGTCGACTGGTTGCTGTGCGGGGTGATCGTCGTGGAGGCCCTGTTCGTGATCCCCGGCCTGGGAACCGTGCTGATGAACGCCGTGTCCGAACGGGACGTGCCCGTGGTGCAGGGGCTCGCGGTGGTCTTCGGGGTGATCACGGTGGTGCTGAACCTGGGGGCCGATCTGGTCACCCACCGGTTCGCGCCACGGGCGGAGGTGGCCGCGTGA
- a CDS encoding class I SAM-dependent DNA methyltransferase, whose amino-acid sequence MTSGNLLTDNPELYEARFPDPERLAGRWAQDCLRRYGAGPKVLDLGCGTGRDAAQLHRDGRSVVGADLSEAMLAYARDRHPGPRYVRADLRDFSLGPEVFDAVVCLDSALLYCHTNDDLDGFLASCRRTLAPGGLLVAEMRNGAYFLGRDDLLDTPRDNSLTWQGVSYRSTTTLRIDRTAQLLRRTRVWTTDDGSAPVEQRSAWRLLLPQELRHFLTAHGFTVLELHDGPGPRTEPPWQEGDLPGTAADADRLHVVARLAG is encoded by the coding sequence ATGACGAGCGGCAATCTGCTGACCGACAACCCGGAGCTGTACGAGGCCAGGTTCCCCGATCCCGAACGGCTGGCCGGGCGCTGGGCACAGGACTGTCTGCGCCGGTACGGGGCCGGACCGAAAGTCCTGGACCTGGGATGCGGCACCGGACGGGACGCGGCCCAACTGCACAGGGACGGCAGGTCGGTCGTCGGCGCCGATCTGTCCGAGGCGATGCTGGCGTACGCCCGCGACCGGCACCCCGGCCCGCGGTACGTACGCGCGGATCTGCGGGACTTCTCCCTCGGGCCCGAGGTGTTCGACGCGGTGGTGTGCCTGGACAGTGCGCTGCTGTACTGCCACACCAACGACGACCTCGACGGCTTTCTCGCCTCCTGCCGCCGGACCCTCGCTCCCGGCGGGCTCCTCGTCGCGGAGATGCGCAACGGCGCCTATTTCCTCGGCCGCGACGACCTGCTGGACACGCCCAGGGACAACTCCCTCACCTGGCAGGGCGTTTCCTACCGCTCCACGACCACCCTGCGCATCGACCGCACCGCGCAGCTCCTACGCCGTACCCGCGTCTGGACCACCGACGACGGCTCGGCTCCCGTCGAACAGCGCTCGGCCTGGCGGCTGCTGCTCCCGCAGGAGCTGCGCCACTTCCTGACGGCGCACGGCTTCACCGTGCTGGAGCTGCACGACGGTCCGGGGCCCCGTACCGAACCGCCGTGGCAGGAGGGCGACCTGCCCGGTACGGCGGCCGACGCCGACCGGCTGCACGTGGTGGCACGCCTGGCTGGCTGA
- a CDS encoding SAM-dependent methyltransferase produces the protein MDLPRSFTVRESGHRIHNPFTSEKLAALGRALDPAPGTAVLDLACGSGEMLCTWARDHRVTGTGVDISTVFLAKARARAGELDVADRVDFLHGDAAGNVADEPVGIAACVGATWIGGGVAGTVELLRGSLAPGGTMLIGEPYWRREPPDRATVEGCHAGSRDDYRSLPELVEQFGGLGCDLVEMVLADQDGWDRYVAAQWLSIRRWLDANPDDELADEMREDLANGPLRHVWYQREYLGWGVFALMDR, from the coding sequence GTGGATCTCCCACGTAGCTTCACCGTCCGCGAGAGCGGACACCGCATTCACAACCCGTTCACCAGCGAGAAGCTGGCCGCTCTCGGCCGGGCCCTCGACCCCGCACCGGGCACCGCCGTGCTCGACCTCGCCTGCGGCAGCGGCGAGATGCTGTGCACCTGGGCGCGCGACCACCGGGTGACCGGCACAGGGGTGGACATCAGCACCGTGTTCCTGGCGAAGGCGCGCGCCCGCGCCGGGGAACTGGACGTCGCCGACCGCGTCGACTTCCTGCACGGGGATGCGGCGGGCAATGTCGCCGACGAGCCCGTCGGTATCGCCGCGTGCGTCGGCGCCACCTGGATCGGCGGCGGGGTGGCGGGCACCGTCGAACTCCTGCGCGGGAGCCTCGCCCCCGGCGGGACGATGCTCATCGGCGAGCCGTACTGGCGCCGGGAGCCCCCGGACCGGGCGACCGTCGAGGGCTGCCACGCCGGCAGCAGGGACGACTACCGTTCGCTCCCGGAGCTGGTCGAGCAGTTCGGCGGCCTCGGCTGCGACCTCGTCGAGATGGTCCTCGCCGACCAGGACGGCTGGGACCGGTACGTGGCCGCGCAGTGGCTCAGCATCCGCCGCTGGCTGGACGCCAACCCGGACGACGAACTGGCCGACGAGATGCGCGAGGACCTGGCGAACGGGCCCCTGCGCCATGTCTGGTACCAGCGCGAATACCTGGGCTGGGGCGTGTTCGCCCTGATGGACCGCTGA
- a CDS encoding ATP-grasp domain-containing protein translates to MAHLLVVESWVGSMSRLLPRAIREGGHEFTFLTRDLHHYLRSAPEGTAHPLLAARTVTTAETNDLATLLPHVERLHEALGFDGVVTSCDYYLPTVARIAARLGLPGPTPEAVENACRKDTTRRVLDEAGVPGPRFAVCADRASAEEAARELGFPLVVKPVDLCAGMFVRRVDDERELTEACRAIADFPLNARGQLRAPVLLLEELLDGPEVSVETVSFAGTTHVVGVTDKSLGGAPAFIETGHMFPAELAPADAEAAQDTAVQAIKALGLDSVVAHTEIRLTAAGPRVVEVNPRPAGNRITELVRHVTGLDLAAACVDVALDRAPDLRPRATGLRSAAVGFLVPDTEGMLESVEGADQVRSAEGVLEIQLAEPGRTVKAAGSNNEYLGHVMAGDAEGPGARARVESLLSALRPRVTTR, encoded by the coding sequence GTGGCTCATCTGTTGGTGGTCGAAAGCTGGGTCGGGTCGATGAGCAGACTGCTGCCACGGGCGATCCGGGAGGGTGGGCACGAGTTCACCTTCCTCACCCGGGACCTGCACCACTATCTGCGCTCCGCACCCGAGGGCACGGCCCATCCCCTGCTCGCGGCCCGCACCGTCACGACCGCCGAGACGAACGACCTCGCCACCCTGCTCCCGCACGTGGAGCGGCTGCACGAGGCCCTCGGCTTCGACGGAGTGGTCACCTCCTGCGACTACTACCTGCCCACCGTGGCGCGGATCGCCGCACGGCTGGGGCTTCCCGGGCCGACGCCCGAGGCCGTGGAGAACGCGTGCCGCAAGGACACCACCCGTCGCGTCCTGGACGAGGCCGGTGTTCCCGGCCCGCGGTTCGCCGTCTGCGCGGACCGGGCATCGGCCGAGGAGGCCGCCCGGGAGCTGGGCTTCCCGCTGGTGGTCAAGCCCGTCGACCTCTGCGCGGGCATGTTCGTACGGCGCGTGGACGACGAGCGGGAGCTGACCGAGGCCTGCCGGGCCATCGCGGACTTCCCGCTGAACGCCCGCGGACAGCTGCGCGCACCCGTGCTCCTCCTCGAAGAACTCCTCGACGGGCCCGAAGTCAGCGTGGAGACCGTGTCGTTCGCCGGTACGACACACGTGGTGGGCGTGACCGACAAGAGCCTCGGCGGGGCGCCCGCCTTCATCGAGACCGGCCACATGTTCCCCGCCGAGCTCGCCCCGGCCGACGCCGAGGCCGCCCAGGACACCGCCGTCCAGGCGATCAAGGCGCTCGGGCTGGACTCCGTCGTGGCCCACACCGAGATCAGGCTGACCGCCGCCGGGCCCCGCGTCGTCGAGGTCAACCCGCGCCCGGCGGGTAACCGCATCACCGAGCTCGTCCGTCACGTCACCGGCCTCGACCTGGCCGCCGCCTGCGTCGACGTGGCTCTCGACCGCGCCCCCGACCTGCGGCCCCGCGCCACCGGGCTCCGCAGCGCGGCCGTGGGTTTCCTCGTGCCGGACACCGAGGGCATGCTGGAGTCGGTCGAGGGGGCCGACCAAGTGCGGTCGGCAGAAGGCGTCTTGGAGATCCAGCTCGCCGAGCCGGGCCGGACGGTGAAGGCCGCGGGCAGCAACAACGAATACCTCGGCCATGTGATGGCGGGCGACGCCGAAGGGCCCGGTGCGCGGGCCCGGGTCGAGTCACTGCTGTCCGCACTGCGACCGCGGGTGACCACCCGATGA